A single Nocardioides bizhenqiangii DNA region contains:
- the dapC gene encoding succinyldiaminopimelate transaminase, translating to MTTDPVSERLPDFPWDKLTAYAAQARAHADGIVDLSVGTPVDPTPEVAQAALREAADSPGYPMTVGLPGTRQAVVDWLARCHGVTGLDIDQVLPVIGSKELIASLPTHLGVGPGDLVVHPELAYPTYEVGAALVGARTLATDSLTALGPETPRLLWINSPSNPTGRVLPKEHLKKVVDWCRERGVLLVSDECYIECSWDADAYSVLHPDICGGTFAGILAVHSLSKRSNLAGYRCAFVAGDRSVVAELLAVRKNLGLQMPGPQQRVLAAVLADDRHSEEQHERYAARRATLKAALEAAGFRIDHSEASLYLWATRGPDGPDCWETVAELAALGILVAPGDFYGAAGSRHVRVAFTATDERVAAAAERLATLA from the coding sequence CTGACCACTGACCCCGTCTCCGAGCGGCTCCCGGACTTCCCCTGGGACAAGCTGACGGCGTACGCCGCGCAAGCACGTGCGCACGCCGACGGCATCGTCGACCTGTCCGTCGGCACCCCCGTCGACCCCACCCCCGAGGTCGCCCAGGCCGCGCTGCGCGAGGCGGCGGACTCGCCGGGCTACCCGATGACCGTCGGCCTGCCCGGCACGCGCCAGGCGGTCGTCGACTGGCTCGCGCGCTGTCACGGCGTGACCGGGCTCGACATCGACCAGGTGTTGCCGGTGATCGGCTCCAAGGAGCTGATCGCGTCGCTGCCGACCCACCTCGGCGTCGGCCCTGGCGACCTGGTCGTCCATCCCGAGCTGGCCTACCCGACCTACGAGGTCGGCGCCGCCCTCGTGGGGGCGCGCACGCTGGCGACCGACTCGCTGACCGCGCTCGGCCCGGAGACCCCGCGACTGCTGTGGATCAACTCGCCGTCCAACCCCACCGGCCGGGTGCTCCCGAAGGAGCACCTCAAGAAGGTCGTGGACTGGTGCCGCGAGCGCGGCGTGCTCCTCGTCTCCGACGAGTGCTACATCGAGTGCAGCTGGGACGCCGACGCGTACTCGGTGCTGCATCCCGACATCTGCGGCGGGACCTTCGCCGGCATCCTCGCCGTCCACTCGCTCTCGAAGCGCTCGAACCTGGCCGGCTACCGCTGCGCGTTCGTCGCGGGTGACCGGTCGGTCGTGGCGGAGCTGCTCGCGGTGCGCAAGAACCTCGGGCTGCAGATGCCGGGCCCGCAACAGCGGGTGCTGGCCGCCGTGCTCGCCGACGACCGGCACAGCGAGGAGCAGCACGAGCGGTACGCCGCTCGCCGGGCCACGCTCAAGGCCGCCCTCGAGGCCGCCGGCTTCAGGATCGATCACTCCGAGGCGTCCCTCTACCTGTGGGCCACCCGCGGCCCGGACGGCCCGGACTGCTGGGAGACCGTCGCCGAGCTCGCCGCGCTCGGGATCCTGGTTGCCCCCGGCGACTTCTACGGCGCCGCCGGCTCCCGCCACGTGCGGGTCGCGTTCACCGCCACCGACGAGCGGGTCGCCGCCGCAGCGGAACGACTGGCCACCCTGGCCTGA
- a CDS encoding alpha/beta hydrolase family esterase, which produces MRRLSPLLALALLLGACSSEESEPGTDRPSSTPAILIDTETPEPDPTTPVAGDLRLGVSLPGGSEGEYLLHAPPAVERGRPLPLVLVFHGSPGSPEEMVRLTRFDALADTEDFLVVYPDYINDVEDISALIDHVAEVWPVDERRIYATGFSRGGTTTYAVAEQLADRIAAFAPVAGVDFGEFAPGRPTSLIAFQGGRDQLADAFPDVNRAWARGSGCGDAVLSDVDLGGRPATRSVASCADGASHVIYRIERLGHVWPRGATALIWEFFQAHPLVRS; this is translated from the coding sequence ATGCGCCGCCTGTCCCCGCTGCTCGCGCTCGCGCTGCTGCTCGGTGCCTGCTCGTCGGAGGAGTCGGAGCCGGGGACCGACCGGCCGTCCTCGACGCCGGCGATCCTGATCGACACCGAGACTCCCGAGCCGGACCCGACGACGCCCGTCGCCGGTGACCTCCGCCTCGGGGTCAGCTTGCCCGGCGGATCAGAGGGCGAGTACCTCCTGCACGCCCCTCCGGCCGTCGAGCGCGGACGGCCGCTGCCGTTGGTGCTCGTCTTCCACGGCAGTCCCGGCAGCCCGGAGGAGATGGTCCGGCTCACCCGGTTCGACGCGCTCGCCGACACCGAGGACTTCCTCGTCGTCTACCCCGACTACATCAACGACGTGGAGGACATCAGCGCGCTCATCGACCACGTCGCCGAGGTGTGGCCGGTCGACGAGCGGCGCATCTACGCGACGGGGTTCTCACGCGGCGGCACGACCACCTACGCCGTCGCCGAGCAGCTCGCCGACCGCATCGCCGCCTTCGCTCCCGTCGCCGGTGTCGACTTCGGCGAGTTCGCTCCCGGTCGGCCGACCTCGCTGATCGCCTTCCAAGGCGGCCGCGACCAGCTGGCCGACGCGTTCCCCGACGTGAACCGGGCGTGGGCCCGGGGATCCGGCTGTGGTGACGCCGTCCTGTCCGACGTCGACCTCGGTGGCCGGCCGGCCACCCGGTCCGTCGCGTCCTGCGCGGACGGCGCGTCGCACGTCATCTACCGGATCGAGCGGCTCGGCCACGTGTGGCCGCGAGGGGCGACGGCCCTGATCTGGGAGTTCTTCCAGGCTCACCCGCTCGTCCGGAGCTAG
- a CDS encoding DinB family protein: MWADEATDPRTYGNPQGEKATYQEYLTNYRLTLQMKCRGLSPEQLALRSVPPSNLSLLGLVRHMAKVEHSWFQRVAQATGEERLYRTPEDRDHDFNAAFGDEQTVDDAFHVWRREITKADEWFASVPEADLGRELPMPGGDGVVSIRDMVVHMIEEYARHCGHADLLRECIDGRTGQ; the protein is encoded by the coding sequence ATGTGGGCCGACGAGGCCACCGATCCCCGTACCTACGGCAACCCCCAGGGCGAGAAGGCGACCTACCAGGAGTACCTCACGAACTACCGCCTCACCCTCCAGATGAAGTGCCGAGGACTGTCGCCGGAGCAGCTCGCGTTGCGGTCGGTGCCGCCGAGCAACCTGAGCCTGCTGGGCCTGGTCCGGCACATGGCGAAGGTCGAGCACAGCTGGTTCCAGAGGGTCGCGCAGGCGACCGGCGAGGAGCGCCTCTACCGCACGCCGGAGGACAGGGACCACGACTTCAACGCCGCCTTCGGTGACGAGCAGACGGTCGATGACGCGTTCCACGTCTGGCGGCGAGAGATCACCAAGGCCGACGAGTGGTTCGCCTCGGTGCCTGAGGCCGACCTCGGTCGGGAGCTCCCGATGCCCGGCGGCGACGGCGTCGTCAGCATCCGCGACATGGTCGTCCACATGATCGAGGAGTACGCCCGGCACTGCGGCCACGCCGACCTGCTGCGGGAGTGCATCGACGGGCGCACCGGCCAGTAG
- a CDS encoding cystathionine beta-synthase, which produces MEYAESLLDLIGNTPLVRLNRCLDGVGGGDGSDSKGPLVLAKVEYLNPGGSVKDRIASRMIEAAEESGELQPGGTIVEPTSGNTGVGLAMVAQQKGYHCIFVCPDKVSEDKRNVLKAYGAEVVVCPTAVPPEHPDSYYNVSDRLSSQPGAWKPDQYSNPHNPRSHYEETGPEIWRQTEGRITHFVTGMGTGGTISGVGRYLKEQNPAIQVVGADPSGSVYSGGSGRPYLVEGVGEDFWPETYDRTVADRVIEVSDADSFAFTRRLAREEAMLVGGSSGMAAFAAAQLAREISGTPEGDDAVIVVLLPDSGRGYLTKVFNDDWLAQYGFPNGQPHTARTVGEVLRGKTGTLPDLVHTHPNETIAEAVAILQEYGVSQMPVVRAEPPIVAAEVAGSVSDRALLDALYAGRARLTDPVEKHMSPPLPTVGSTEDASDAAAMLESADAVLVQEDGKPVGVLTRQDLLTFLALG; this is translated from the coding sequence ATGGAGTACGCCGAGTCCCTCTTGGACCTCATCGGGAATACCCCGCTCGTCCGGCTGAACCGTTGCCTGGACGGCGTCGGCGGCGGGGACGGCAGTGACAGCAAGGGGCCGCTGGTGCTGGCCAAGGTGGAGTACCTCAACCCCGGCGGCTCGGTGAAGGACCGGATCGCCAGCCGCATGATCGAGGCCGCCGAGGAGTCCGGCGAGCTCCAGCCGGGCGGCACCATTGTGGAGCCGACGTCCGGCAACACCGGTGTCGGACTGGCGATGGTGGCCCAGCAGAAGGGCTACCACTGCATCTTCGTCTGCCCCGACAAGGTCAGCGAGGACAAGCGCAACGTGCTCAAGGCGTACGGCGCGGAGGTGGTCGTCTGCCCGACCGCGGTGCCGCCGGAGCACCCCGACTCCTACTACAACGTGTCCGATCGGCTGTCCTCGCAGCCGGGGGCGTGGAAGCCCGACCAGTACTCCAACCCGCACAACCCGCGCTCGCACTACGAGGAGACCGGTCCCGAGATCTGGCGGCAGACCGAGGGCAGGATCACGCACTTCGTCACCGGGATGGGCACCGGCGGCACGATCAGCGGCGTCGGCCGCTACCTCAAGGAGCAGAACCCCGCGATCCAGGTGGTCGGCGCCGACCCCTCCGGCTCGGTCTACTCCGGCGGCAGCGGCCGCCCCTATCTGGTCGAGGGCGTCGGCGAGGACTTCTGGCCCGAGACCTACGACCGCACCGTCGCCGACCGGGTGATCGAGGTGTCCGACGCCGACTCGTTCGCGTTCACCCGGCGGCTGGCGCGGGAGGAGGCGATGCTCGTCGGCGGCTCGTCCGGCATGGCGGCGTTCGCGGCCGCCCAGCTCGCCCGCGAGATCTCCGGGACGCCCGAGGGCGACGACGCGGTGATCGTCGTACTGCTGCCGGACTCGGGTCGCGGCTACCTGACCAAGGTCTTCAACGACGACTGGCTCGCGCAGTACGGCTTCCCCAACGGGCAGCCGCACACCGCCCGCACCGTCGGCGAGGTGCTGCGCGGCAAGACCGGTACGTTGCCCGACCTCGTGCACACCCACCCCAACGAGACCATCGCCGAGGCGGTCGCGATCCTGCAGGAGTACGGCGTCTCGCAGATGCCCGTCGTCCGCGCCGAGCCGCCGATCGTGGCGGCCGAGGTGGCCGGATCGGTCTCCGACCGCGCTCTGCTCGACGCGCTCTACGCCGGTCGCGCCCGACTCACCGACCCGGTGGAGAAGCACATGTCGCCACCGCTGCCGACCGTCGGCTCGACCGAGGACGCCTCCGACGCGGCGGCGATGCTCGAGTCCGCCGATGCCGTGCTCGTGCAGGAGGACGGCAAGCCGGTCGGGGTGCTGACCCGGCAGGACCTGCTGACCTTCCTCGCCCTCGGGTGA
- a CDS encoding DUF4331 domain-containing protein, producing MKFRTVAGRSKAALALTGVGGALLVTGMAGLGPTPANSSSHREAPLIAGLPQYDTTDLYAFRSPDRRNTVTLIANWIPFEEPAGGPNFYSFATDARYNIKIDNDGDARPDVTFRWTFEDHYVSEDTFLYATGPVTSLRDVNLNYYQTYRLEKVADGRTTVLVKQRRVVPSDVGEASMPNYGALRSAGVTKAGPDGSYRTFAGQAEDPFFLDLRVFDLLYGGDFSESGDDTLAGFNVNSVALQVPRSELALQGRTAANPIVGIWSTTDRRGVDGSYRQVSRLGMPLVNEVVIPLKDKNRFNASAPRNDGQFLDYVTEPELPKLIEAVYGVPAPAEPRNDLVSVFLTGVDGLNKPAGVTPSEQLRLNMTTPVSDDPDSLGVIGGDNQGFPNGRRLADDVIDIALQVVEGELVGQPNDLADGVDANDVEFRDTFPYLALPASGSDASPHPATAPAPKDQQDGVEEFFNNGVLPLILTGAGGGGLLAGAVLLVRAHRRQPRLQPATA from the coding sequence ATGAAATTCCGCACCGTTGCCGGCCGATCGAAGGCCGCGCTGGCGTTGACCGGGGTCGGGGGAGCGCTCCTGGTCACCGGCATGGCCGGCCTGGGGCCCACCCCTGCCAACAGCTCGAGCCACCGGGAGGCCCCACTCATCGCCGGACTCCCCCAGTACGACACGACCGACCTCTACGCGTTCCGCAGCCCCGACCGCCGGAACACCGTCACGCTCATCGCCAACTGGATCCCGTTCGAGGAGCCGGCCGGAGGCCCGAACTTCTACTCCTTCGCGACCGACGCCCGCTACAACATCAAGATCGACAACGACGGCGACGCCAGGCCGGACGTGACCTTCCGCTGGACGTTCGAGGACCACTACGTCAGCGAGGACACGTTCCTCTACGCCACCGGCCCGGTGACGTCGCTCCGGGACGTGAACCTCAACTACTACCAGACCTACCGCCTCGAGAAGGTGGCCGACGGTCGGACGACGGTGCTGGTCAAGCAGCGCCGGGTCGTCCCCTCGGACGTCGGGGAAGCCTCGATGCCGAACTACGGCGCCCTGCGGTCGGCCGGGGTGACCAAGGCCGGGCCGGACGGCAGCTACCGCACGTTCGCGGGCCAGGCGGAGGACCCGTTCTTCCTCGACCTCCGAGTCTTCGACCTGCTCTACGGGGGCGACTTCTCCGAGTCCGGCGACGACACGCTCGCCGGGTTCAACGTGAACTCGGTCGCTCTCCAGGTGCCTCGCTCGGAGCTCGCCCTCCAGGGGAGGACGGCGGCGAACCCCATCGTCGGCATCTGGTCCACTACGGACCGCCGCGGTGTCGACGGCAGCTACCGTCAGGTCTCGCGACTCGGTATGCCGCTGGTCAACGAGGTGGTCATCCCGCTCAAGGACAAGAACAGGTTCAACGCGTCTGCCCCGCGCAACGACGGCCAGTTCCTGGACTACGTCACCGAGCCCGAGCTGCCCAAGCTGATCGAGGCGGTGTACGGCGTGCCCGCGCCCGCGGAGCCGCGCAACGACCTCGTCTCGGTGTTCCTCACCGGCGTGGACGGGCTCAACAAGCCCGCCGGCGTCACTCCGAGTGAGCAGCTGCGACTCAACATGACGACGCCGGTCTCGGACGACCCCGACTCGCTCGGTGTCATCGGCGGGGACAACCAGGGCTTCCCGAACGGTCGGCGCCTGGCGGACGACGTCATCGACATCGCGCTGCAGGTCGTCGAGGGTGAGCTGGTGGGTCAGCCGAACGACCTGGCTGACGGCGTGGACGCCAACGACGTGGAGTTCAGGGACACGTTCCCCTACCTGGCCCTGCCGGCCAGCGGCAGCGACGCGTCGCCCCACCCGGCGACGGCGCCGGCGCCGAAGGACCAGCAGGACGGTGTCGAGGAGTTCTTCAACAACGGCGTCCTGCCGCTGATCCTCACCGGTGCCGGGGGTGGCGGCCTCCTCGCGGGTGCCGTGCTGCTGGTGCGGGCGCACCGGCGGCAGCCTCGGCTGCAGCCGGCCACTGCCTGA
- a CDS encoding GNAT family N-acetyltransferase encodes MTSAHDPRDPGQHLLGPHVVGLRIVVRRLLRGETGPSGGPAMTDLLGVCIAWGDGRCVVRPEDGEPVEIAIGDIVSGKPVPPRPSVRMRVSAREAELHTASLWATVETVPLGEWVLRTDTAPVGRLRRRGNSCLAMGDPGLPFEAAAAAVRQFYDDRGRPPYVQVEAGSPEEDAFVAAGWEVDPTGDAEHRLASLTQVRRLLRAAFEPTSLVADGPRAVATIAGRARGEAAVDGDWIGVHAIEVDPAHRRQGLATAVLAELLEWGAEQGATTVWLHVETDNAPALAWYDGLGLARHHTCRYLTAPSAASRSPSTR; translated from the coding sequence GTGACGTCCGCGCACGACCCTCGGGATCCGGGACAGCATCTGCTCGGTCCGCACGTCGTCGGCCTACGGATCGTGGTCCGCCGGCTGCTCCGCGGCGAGACCGGCCCGTCCGGTGGACCGGCGATGACCGACCTGCTGGGCGTCTGCATCGCGTGGGGTGACGGCCGGTGCGTCGTGCGGCCGGAGGACGGCGAACCGGTCGAGATCGCGATCGGCGACATCGTCTCCGGCAAGCCGGTGCCGCCGCGGCCGTCGGTCCGGATGCGGGTGTCCGCACGCGAGGCGGAGCTGCACACGGCATCGCTCTGGGCGACGGTCGAGACGGTCCCGCTCGGCGAGTGGGTGCTGCGGACCGACACCGCGCCCGTCGGTCGGCTCCGACGTCGCGGCAACTCGTGCCTGGCGATGGGCGACCCGGGCCTGCCGTTCGAGGCCGCGGCCGCCGCCGTCCGGCAGTTCTACGACGACCGCGGGCGGCCGCCGTACGTCCAGGTCGAGGCGGGCTCGCCCGAGGAGGACGCGTTCGTCGCAGCCGGCTGGGAGGTCGATCCCACCGGCGACGCCGAGCACCGGCTGGCGTCGCTGACCCAGGTACGGCGCCTCCTCCGTGCCGCCTTCGAGCCGACCTCGCTCGTGGCTGACGGGCCGCGTGCGGTCGCGACGATCGCCGGTCGGGCGCGCGGCGAGGCCGCGGTCGACGGCGACTGGATCGGCGTGCACGCGATCGAGGTCGACCCGGCTCACCGCCGTCAGGGGCTGGCGACCGCCGTCCTCGCCGAGCTCCTCGAGTGGGGCGCCGAGCAGGGCGCGACTACGGTCTGGCTGCACGTCGAGACCGACAACGCGCCCGCGCTCGCGTGGTACGACGGCCTCGGCCTGGCGCGGCACCACACCTGTCGCTACCTGACCGCCCCCAGCGCGGCGAGCCGGTCGCCCTCGACCCGGTAG
- the dapD gene encoding 2,3,4,5-tetrahydropyridine-2,6-dicarboxylate N-succinyltransferase, translating to MTAAWGFGLTTYASDESVLDTWFPSPALGGKPDDAAAPDELVTLQGSDKVRAVEKRVVEVEIADLSAAPTSTTEAWLRLHLLSHRLCAPHEINLDGIFGLLTNVVWTSAGPCAVEGFELTRARLKGAGLTVAVYGVDKFPRMVDYVLPSGVRIGDADRVRLGAHLAEGTTVMHEGFVNFNAGTLGASMVEGRISAGVVVGDGSDVGGGASIMGTLSGGGKDIISIGRRCLIGANAGVGISLGDDCVVEAGCYVTAGTKVLVHLPGAAPRVMKARDLSGASNVLFRRNSQSGAVEAVPWHGDGIALNAALHAN from the coding sequence GTGACTGCTGCTTGGGGCTTCGGCCTGACGACCTACGCCTCCGACGAGTCGGTGCTGGACACCTGGTTCCCCAGCCCCGCCCTCGGCGGGAAACCCGACGACGCCGCCGCACCGGACGAGCTGGTCACGCTGCAGGGCAGCGACAAGGTCCGCGCCGTCGAGAAGCGGGTCGTGGAGGTCGAGATCGCCGATCTCTCCGCCGCGCCGACGAGCACGACCGAGGCTTGGCTGCGGTTGCACCTGCTGTCGCACCGGTTGTGCGCCCCGCACGAGATCAACCTCGACGGCATCTTCGGGCTGCTCACCAACGTGGTGTGGACGAGCGCCGGTCCGTGCGCGGTCGAGGGCTTCGAGCTCACCCGCGCCCGGCTCAAGGGCGCCGGCCTTACGGTTGCTGTGTACGGCGTCGACAAGTTCCCGCGGATGGTCGACTACGTGCTGCCGTCGGGCGTCCGGATCGGTGACGCCGACCGCGTCCGGCTCGGGGCGCACCTCGCGGAGGGCACCACCGTCATGCACGAGGGGTTCGTGAACTTCAACGCCGGCACGCTCGGCGCGTCGATGGTCGAGGGTCGGATCTCCGCAGGGGTGGTCGTCGGGGACGGGTCCGACGTCGGCGGTGGCGCCTCGATCATGGGCACCCTGTCCGGCGGCGGCAAGGACATCATCTCGATCGGCCGACGTTGCCTGATCGGCGCGAACGCCGGGGTCGGGATCTCGCTCGGCGACGACTGCGTGGTCGAGGCGGGCTGCTACGTCACTGCCGGCACCAAGGTGCTCGTCCACCTGCCGGGCGCCGCGCCGCGGGTGATGAAGGCGCGCGACCTCTCGGGTGCCAGCAACGTGCTGTTCCGCCGCAACAGCCAGTCCGGTGCCGTCGAGGCGGTGCCGTGGCACGGCGACGGCATCGCCCTCAACGCGGCGCTGCACGCCAACTGA
- a CDS encoding GNAT family N-acetyltransferase: MSTTVELPAGIRVATVDDAADILRLVRELAIYEREPDAVTNTQDLVERWLFGDDAVASALVAELDGRVVGVAVWYRSYSTWTGVPGLYLEDLFVEPEHRGHGFGKAFLVALARIALDRGYQRFEWVVLDWNTPAIEFYDALGGRPMEQWKTYRVEGDRLAALGAVR; this comes from the coding sequence ATGAGCACCACCGTGGAGCTGCCGGCCGGGATCCGGGTCGCGACGGTCGACGACGCCGCCGACATCCTGCGGCTGGTCCGCGAGCTCGCGATCTACGAGCGCGAGCCCGACGCGGTGACGAACACCCAGGACCTGGTCGAGCGCTGGCTCTTCGGCGACGACGCGGTGGCCTCCGCCCTGGTCGCGGAGCTCGATGGCAGGGTCGTCGGGGTGGCGGTCTGGTACCGCAGCTACTCCACCTGGACCGGCGTGCCGGGCCTCTACCTCGAGGACCTGTTCGTCGAGCCCGAGCACCGCGGCCACGGCTTCGGCAAGGCGTTCCTGGTCGCGCTCGCGCGGATCGCGCTCGACCGCGGGTACCAGCGGTTCGAGTGGGTGGTCCTCGACTGGAACACCCCCGCGATCGAGTTCTACGACGCCCTCGGCGGTCGGCCGATGGAGCAGTGGAAGACCTACCGGGTCGAGGGCGACCGGCTCGCCGCGCTGGGGGCGGTCAGGTAG
- the fdxA gene encoding ferredoxin — MTYVISQPCVDLKDRACVDECPVDCIYEGKRMLYIHPDECVDCGACEPVCPVEAIFYEDDTPEEWKDYYDANVQFFDDLGSPGGAAKMGVIDKDHPFIAALPPQSTDH, encoded by the coding sequence GTGACCTACGTCATCTCCCAGCCGTGCGTGGACCTCAAGGACCGCGCGTGCGTCGACGAGTGCCCCGTCGACTGCATCTACGAGGGCAAGCGGATGCTCTACATCCACCCCGACGAGTGCGTCGACTGCGGTGCGTGCGAGCCGGTCTGCCCGGTGGAGGCGATCTTCTACGAGGACGACACCCCCGAGGAGTGGAAGGACTACTACGACGCCAACGTCCAGTTCTTCGACGACCTCGGCTCGCCCGGTGGCGCGGCCAAGATGGGCGTGATCGACAAGGACCACCCGTTCATCGCCGCGCTCCCTCCCCAGTCCACTGACCACTGA